A genome region from Natronobeatus ordinarius includes the following:
- a CDS encoding helix-turn-helix transcriptional regulator has translation MSDRVGWLVFLVVVVAIAGVGSATVAGSTAPESESVFAQQADVYADEVRMDVAVRSDGDADWTLEFLVRLDDDERTEAFESLEADVADDPGAYTAEFAARMDDTVAAASEATGREMTADGFAVETERQSFAREYGVVRYSFRWHGFAAGEGDDLHAGDVIQGLYLDDGTRVLLSWPEEYELESVAPEPDDRRDHAVIWYGSETDFVSGEPRVVVSPGGAGLGWAVAGGVAAAVGIVGAVGWWLRRRTAEAAGAADGDDPQPTPEPEAPSPTTEPEESLLSNEEQVLRLLEERGGRIKQQTIVDELGWTDAKTSKVVGGLREEGNLESFRLGRENVLTLPEDDTASQSAVDGKSKSG, from the coding sequence ATGAGTGATCGCGTTGGGTGGCTCGTTTTCCTCGTAGTCGTCGTCGCCATCGCCGGTGTGGGATCGGCAACGGTGGCGGGGTCGACCGCCCCGGAATCGGAGTCGGTCTTCGCACAGCAGGCCGACGTCTACGCGGACGAGGTCCGGATGGACGTCGCGGTACGATCCGACGGCGACGCCGACTGGACGCTCGAGTTCTTGGTGCGACTCGACGACGACGAGCGCACGGAGGCGTTCGAGTCACTCGAGGCGGACGTCGCCGACGACCCGGGCGCGTACACGGCTGAGTTCGCCGCCCGAATGGACGACACGGTCGCGGCGGCGAGCGAAGCGACGGGTCGGGAGATGACCGCCGACGGGTTCGCCGTCGAGACCGAACGCCAGTCGTTCGCCCGCGAGTACGGCGTCGTCAGGTACAGTTTCCGCTGGCACGGCTTCGCCGCCGGCGAGGGCGACGACCTCCACGCCGGGGACGTCATCCAGGGACTCTACCTCGACGACGGCACGCGGGTACTGCTCAGCTGGCCCGAGGAGTACGAGCTCGAGTCGGTGGCGCCCGAGCCGGACGACCGACGCGACCACGCCGTCATCTGGTACGGGAGCGAGACCGACTTCGTCTCCGGGGAGCCACGCGTCGTCGTTTCCCCGGGCGGAGCAGGACTTGGCTGGGCCGTCGCGGGAGGTGTGGCCGCCGCCGTGGGGATCGTCGGTGCCGTGGGGTGGTGGCTCCGACGACGCACCGCAGAAGCGGCGGGTGCAGCCGACGGTGACGATCCGCAGCCGACGCCCGAGCCCGAGGCACCGAGCCCGACCACGGAGCCCGAGGAGTCCCTCCTGAGCAACGAAGAGCAGGTCCTCCGATTGCTCGAGGAACGCGGTGGCCGAATCAAACAGCAGACGATCGTCGACGAGCTCGGATGGACCGACGCGAAGACGAGCAAGGTTGTGGGCGGGTTGCGCGAGGAGGGGAACCTCGAGTCGTTCCGTCTCGGTCGCGAGAACGTCCTCACGCTTCCGGAAGATGACACTGCAAGTCAAAGCGCAGTCGACGGAAAGTCGAAATCGGGTTGA
- a CDS encoding DUF7345 domain-containing protein gives MRRELSVLMIVLLAIGGSFVSPVAGATAVEEADEPSLHVAVTANGDATVSLVSVYELSNDDERKAFESLEDDEGAQRELLDRFEDRMQSVAAEVDDGEATVTRDGIDVRTEDDRGVVTTSVTWEGFAELEGDTLVVTEPFASGFEPDRPLVVTGPDGSAIISTSHEPAVEADAQVVWKAGTDLDGFELVISIEPNEPADEAETSEVADETADGLPGFGTVASVAAIAAGLGSLALVGRSRHSRLE, from the coding sequence ATGCGTCGTGAGCTCTCCGTCCTGATGATCGTCCTGCTCGCGATCGGAGGGTCGTTCGTCTCACCGGTTGCAGGAGCGACTGCCGTCGAGGAGGCCGACGAACCGAGCCTTCACGTAGCGGTGACCGCGAACGGTGACGCGACGGTGTCGCTGGTCTCCGTGTACGAACTGTCCAACGATGACGAACGGAAGGCGTTCGAGTCGCTCGAGGACGACGAGGGGGCACAGCGCGAACTGCTCGATCGATTCGAAGACCGGATGCAGTCGGTCGCAGCGGAGGTCGACGACGGAGAGGCGACGGTCACCCGGGACGGGATCGACGTCCGAACCGAGGACGATCGTGGAGTCGTGACGACCTCGGTCACCTGGGAGGGCTTCGCCGAACTCGAGGGCGACACGCTGGTCGTCACCGAGCCGTTCGCGAGCGGCTTCGAACCCGACCGACCGCTCGTCGTCACCGGTCCCGACGGATCGGCGATCATCTCGACGTCGCACGAGCCAGCCGTCGAAGCCGACGCACAGGTCGTCTGGAAGGCGGGAACGGACCTGGACGGCTTCGAACTGGTAATCTCGATCGAACCCAACGAACCCGCAGACGAAGCGGAGACCAGTGAGGTGGCCGACGAGACGGCTGACGGACTTCCCGGGTTCGGCACCGTCGCTTCGGTCGCCGCGATCGCGGCCGGTCTCGGATCGCTGGCACTGGTCGGTCGATCGCGGCACTCGCGATTGGAGTAG
- a CDS encoding universal stress protein — translation MHALVGTDSVHTTAAACDYLADRATTADAVTVVAVASPDDPAARRDAEEALNVAGVRLFDVGDLETTIRAGDPAEELLEAAAERDVDELVIGARGGRPGATADVGDAAQAVLTRADRPVVVVPVPEL, via the coding sequence ATGCACGCCCTCGTCGGCACCGACTCCGTCCACACGACCGCCGCAGCCTGTGACTACCTCGCGGATCGGGCGACGACCGCGGATGCCGTCACCGTCGTCGCCGTCGCATCGCCCGACGATCCGGCGGCACGGCGGGACGCTGAGGAAGCCCTGAACGTCGCCGGCGTCCGACTGTTCGACGTCGGGGACCTCGAGACCACGATCCGAGCGGGTGACCCCGCCGAGGAGCTCCTTGAGGCCGCTGCCGAACGCGACGTCGACGAACTCGTCATCGGCGCTCGAGGCGGCCGCCCGGGGGCGACGGCCGACGTCGGGGACGCGGCGCAGGCGGTGTTGACTCGAGCGGATCGGCCGGTCGTGGTGGTTCCGGTTCCCGAGTTGTGA
- a CDS encoding ATP-dependent DNA helicase yields the protein MSQTAGYMRFFPYDQPYENQREAMDRIYNALTRGQDVLFEGACGTGKTLSSLVPALEVAREQGKTVVITTDVHQQMRQFVAEARAITREEPIRAVVFKGKGSMCHIDVGYEECQALRDNTRALVDAETDRAGLEARQRDLLAESQAGDGGAAEARSAVMDELERLEERIDDLEEANVCDHYRNNLLEETEDFFGWLFEDVRTPEEIYAYADERQLCGYELLKEGLEGVDLVVCNYHHVLDSTIREQFFRWLGRDPGDVIAVFDEAHNVEDAAREHATRTCSERTFDSALDELEGLDDPSAADAANVLEAFRDALVETYEESFGFGDRERIGEQWEDVPISNEDRRDDLTLAFLQRYSGQGIDADLEVATTLGKRLDEEYEEAYREGETATRTECQTLQAAAFVSAWMAEGAKQGLYPVVSVRRDAGTEEVYGRAELYTCLPRQVTGQLFEEVSGTVLMSATLQPFDVTEDVLGLAEPVTMAYGLQFPAERRRTYAVETPPLFASKRDDPEVQAAVSETIIDAVRFTPGNTLVFFPNYAEAARYASHLERDLDLGSTVYLDEPGEDVEDLRQEFVADADAVLLTSLWGTLAEGVSFDGEDARTVLVVGVPYPHLDDRAEAVQEAYDAAFEGTDTGWRYAVEIPTVRKTRQALGRVIRSPEDVGVRALLDRRYSRRAKSDLGKYSVNGTFPHVEREELIDLEPEKLKFAMLNFYRDQDAYDGKPPTP from the coding sequence GTGTCCCAGACAGCCGGGTACATGCGCTTTTTTCCGTACGACCAGCCGTACGAGAACCAGCGCGAGGCCATGGACCGCATCTACAACGCCCTCACCCGCGGCCAGGACGTGCTCTTCGAGGGCGCCTGTGGGACGGGCAAGACGCTCTCCTCGCTCGTTCCCGCCCTGGAAGTCGCCCGCGAGCAGGGGAAGACGGTCGTCATCACGACTGACGTCCACCAGCAGATGCGCCAGTTCGTCGCCGAGGCCCGCGCGATCACCCGCGAGGAGCCAATTCGCGCGGTGGTGTTCAAGGGCAAGGGGTCGATGTGTCACATCGACGTCGGCTACGAGGAGTGTCAGGCGTTGCGAGACAACACCCGCGCGCTGGTCGACGCCGAGACGGACCGCGCGGGACTCGAGGCCCGCCAGCGCGACCTGCTCGCGGAGAGTCAGGCGGGCGACGGCGGCGCCGCCGAGGCCCGCAGCGCGGTGATGGACGAACTCGAGCGCCTCGAGGAGCGGATCGACGACCTCGAGGAGGCCAACGTCTGCGATCACTACCGGAACAACCTGCTCGAGGAGACCGAGGACTTCTTCGGCTGGCTGTTCGAGGACGTTCGCACGCCCGAGGAGATCTACGCGTACGCCGACGAACGACAGCTCTGTGGCTACGAACTTTTGAAAGAGGGCCTCGAGGGCGTCGACCTCGTCGTCTGTAACTACCACCACGTACTCGATTCGACGATCCGCGAGCAGTTCTTCCGCTGGCTCGGCCGCGATCCGGGCGACGTCATCGCCGTCTTCGACGAGGCGCACAACGTCGAGGACGCCGCCCGCGAGCACGCCACTCGCACCTGCTCGGAGCGGACGTTCGACTCGGCGCTGGACGAACTCGAGGGGCTCGACGATCCATCCGCTGCGGACGCGGCGAACGTCCTCGAGGCGTTTCGCGACGCCCTCGTCGAGACGTACGAGGAGTCGTTCGGCTTCGGCGACCGAGAACGGATCGGCGAGCAGTGGGAGGACGTCCCCATCTCGAACGAGGACCGCCGGGACGACCTCACGCTCGCCTTTTTGCAACGGTATTCGGGTCAGGGGATCGACGCGGACCTCGAGGTGGCGACGACACTCGGGAAACGGCTCGACGAGGAGTACGAGGAAGCGTATCGGGAGGGCGAGACGGCCACCCGGACGGAGTGTCAGACGCTCCAGGCCGCGGCGTTCGTGAGCGCGTGGATGGCCGAGGGGGCGAAACAGGGACTGTACCCGGTGGTGTCGGTTCGGCGCGACGCCGGCACCGAGGAGGTCTACGGCCGCGCGGAGCTCTACACCTGCCTGCCGCGGCAGGTGACCGGCCAACTGTTCGAGGAGGTGTCCGGGACGGTGCTGATGAGCGCGACGCTCCAGCCGTTCGACGTCACCGAGGACGTCCTCGGCCTGGCCGAACCGGTGACGATGGCCTACGGGCTGCAGTTCCCCGCGGAACGCCGGCGCACCTACGCCGTCGAGACGCCGCCGCTGTTCGCCTCCAAGCGCGACGACCCCGAGGTGCAGGCCGCGGTCTCGGAGACGATCATCGACGCCGTCCGATTCACTCCGGGGAACACGCTCGTCTTCTTCCCGAACTACGCCGAGGCCGCCCGGTACGCGAGCCACCTCGAGCGCGATCTCGACCTCGGCTCGACGGTCTACCTCGACGAACCTGGCGAGGACGTCGAGGACCTCCGCCAGGAGTTCGTCGCCGACGCCGACGCCGTCTTGCTCACCTCGCTGTGGGGGACCCTCGCCGAAGGGGTGAGCTTCGACGGTGAGGACGCCCGAACGGTGCTCGTCGTTGGCGTTCCCTACCCCCACCTCGACGACCGCGCGGAGGCGGTCCAGGAGGCCTACGACGCGGCGTTCGAGGGCACCGACACGGGCTGGCGCTACGCCGTCGAGATCCCCACGGTCCGGAAGACCCGCCAGGCGCTCGGGCGCGTCATCCGCTCGCCCGAGGACGTCGGCGTTCGGGCGCTGCTCGACCGACGCTACTCGAGGCGGGCGAAGTCCGACCTGGGCAAGTACAGCGTCAACGGGACGTTCCCGCACGTCGAGCGCGAGGAACTCATCGACCTCGAGCCCGAGAAGCTCAAGTTCGCGATGCTCAACTTCTACCGCGACCAGGACGCCTACGACGGCAAGCCACCGACGCCCTGA